In Sciurus carolinensis chromosome 4, mSciCar1.2, whole genome shotgun sequence, the sequence TCAGTATATCTGAAGgcagaaacaaatggaaaacagaGTGGGGGGAGGTCCTTGCTGCCCCCTATTCTTCTCTAGTAATCCCTTAAAAAATAATTGCAGACCCAAACCTCTGGCCTCCAGCACATTTTCCACTTGATTAGAGGCCTTTGTGAGGTAGGGAAAGGGACCTGCAGACTTGTACATTGTGCTGGGGCCTGAAATGTCCAGCTGGGATTTTTTTCCATCAAAAGGGGATTTTAGTAAAACCATTATCAGGGGCTTAGAGGAGAAAAGCTGTTGAGCTGCAAGTGAGGGGGTAGATTAGCATTAGCGGGCTTGTTTTGGGCCTGGTGGAAGGGTGGGAAGGTGTTTGCAACCACTTGCACACAGGAGTGAGAACTAACGGGCTTGAAAATGGCACATGGAGCCTTTAACTCTGGGGCATAGAGTAGGAGGGCGATGCAAGTGGCAGAGGATTGCAAAGTTGTGCTTACCGCCTGCTTGGTAGCAGCCATGGGTCTTGCTTCTTTACTGGTTATGTACATCACATCACCTGAAATCCTCCCACCAGCAATGCTGTGTCCCTCTTGACAATCTGCAGAGGTGccaagaagaaatcaagaaagtggGAAGTGGTCATGCTGGATCCCTTTAATGGGCAAATGGACACCTCTATTTGGGGCATAAGATGGATATCGGGAAGGTTAAGATCACAGTAGCCATGAGTGTCTAGTCTGCAAGAGAGTATTTGGGCTGTGTGAATTTACAAACTGAGCTAGCTATGGGAACCCTCAGGGTGAGAGTTTGGTAAAAGTTATCTAAAATACAGAGTTCTGTCTTCCTGGGATTGCCGGAGCCCTTAGCTATAACTTGGATAAAATGGAATATGAGAAGTCCAAGTTCTGCAGGTTGGAGGGGGAATGTTCAGACCACAGAAGCCACCTGCCACCTGGAGGGCCTACCTGAGGGATGCCACATAGTCAGCCTGCCCTAGAAACACTTTTCTACTCTTCCATGTATGCACACCTTTCTAGCGTGCTTTTCCTGTGAAAATAGGATGATGGATAAAGCAATGTTTGTTCTGACTGCTGGGAGGGTGCACCTAGAATACCAGCCgcacatgttttctttatttttggtggcagggtttgaactcatgggtactcagccactgagccacatctccagccctattttgtattttatttagagatagggtctcactgagttgcttagtgcctcgctttttctgaggttgactttgaactcaccatccttttgcctcagcctcccgagccactggaattacaggtgtgtgccaccatgccccataGTTGCACATCTTTGAGCAGGACATTTTCTGGCTTGTAGTGGGGTTGCCCTTGAGGCCCTATGGGCATTTTTGTGTCAAGTCAAAGTCAAACCACCATGGAGAGGGCCCCCCATACTGAAAACATATGCTAGGCCAGGGCAGCTGATCAAAGAGCAACCCTCCCAGGTCATCCGTAGGACCACCTCTAGGAGCTGCTAGTAGTTAAGGTCTACACTGTTCCCTCATTTAATTGTGTCACACTAGCGGGACTTTCTAGTCTGCAAAAGAGTATTTGGGCTGTGTGAATTTACAATGTGTCTGTCTTCCTGGGTCCTCAGCCAGCTGTATTTCCTGCTTCTTGGCTTTATATGCAGTGATacattctcttctctttcccctgcaatgtcttttctttatttgggttgtttccccTGAATCTGTGTTCATTCGATATGGTCACTCACTAATGGGATACTTCAGCTATGGTTTCCATAAAGTTGCCCAGgcagattttctgtttttgtaagaCTGGTGTGAATGGTGCCAGGAATACTAATGTGTTTCATGACTAGCCCCTGAGTGCCAGaagctttttcttccttccttcctttcttctttttttgttttttctctaacCAGAAATGACCACTGTCTCACTGAGTTAATCAGCTGGGGGATCACCTGGCTAACACAGCTTGGTAGATGCAGCCTTAGGGGATGGCCACCTTCTGTCTTCCACCTTTTAATTCCGCATTTGTGCCAGCTGCCCTTCAGACCCATGCTTTGATTCCCTGAGGCCAGACTATTGTGTGCTGAAAGAACAAGACCCCTGAGGCCTCTCCTGCCCTCAGCCTGTCCCTTATTGTGACATTTTATGGAATCTGGCCAAGTTagagaaattctttttctttgttttaattcctGCTACCCTTTCCTAATGTCTGTTTTCTGAAATCATATCATGCAAGCAACTTCTTTAACAGTTTCATAAACTCCTTTAGGTTTTATGAAAATATCTTCATCTGAGCAATAAACATACTATATTCCTtttaataactaaaaaagaaaaatagatactcctaaaatttaacaaattttttcCTAAAGGATCTCTAGAATGTTCATCACAGACaatgtttcctatttttcttctgtaataataataaaacagccaactcattttctcttttaaaattttcatctccAAGTATGACTGTAAATTTCCCATTTGCCAAAATTCCCTAATACAACATTGTAGCCATAGATTGTATGACATGGTCTTGAAGACTTAGAGGAAGACATTTGATTTCCCTAGGCTCCAAAAGCAGAGAGCTGCTGGATAGTTCAGGGAGCCTTTGTGGGATAGTCACACTACTCCAAAAGCAGTTCTCAGCATCCTGCTCCTGGGAGTTACTTCACTGATACCTTAAGATTCAATGTCATCTTTTGGAGAAAGTGAGATTCCTCTTGTCAACTCTCACACCCTGGGGAAATTCTACAGGGGAGGCGAGGACATGGTCATCTCATAGAAGGACAATGACCAGCCTGGATCTGACAGCTGTGAGGAGGTTCACATCCTCTGAAGTAGCCTCCAACTCCCAGACAATGCTGCCGCCTGCTGGTCAAATACAGGGCTTGCAGAAGTGctgaaaaattaatttctccaCTTTCTGGCTTCCCCagtgaagaacaaatatttagtTTTGAATCAGCCCTACTTATTTTTACTGCCTTATATTAGATCCTGAGATCATTTTCATAAACTTAGGGCAAAGTAAAACATAGTGTTGGATTCCTTTGATACTTCGATACTATTTGGATGTAATCTATAGCTTCATCACAATGGAGAACCAtaaatcttttgtttgtttgtttcattgtttcaAGGAACAGTTCAGAAAGAGAACAGTTTTCCATCCCTACCTTTCAATAACATGTAGTGCTTGACTTCTGCCTCCTAACTCACATTTTTGTTTCTACAGCATGCAGTGATGAAATCTTTGGTTGTTAAATCCTGTGTCATAGTAGTGCATTTCCGCAGCTCCTCTTGTGATTCCATTGAAAATTAGACCCTCTCTATGGCGGAAAAAAGACCAGCTGCCTTTCTGTGGGTCACACGGTTCTGATTGTTATGATCTGACTCTGAGCACAATGACTAGGCATCTGTCTCAAGTGTATAGATGTCAAGGAGGGTTGGCAGAGTCCTCACCTGTCTGCTTCCTGTACCAGACTCTGGAAACTTGACAACCCTCTCTGCTCCCTGTACCAGCCAGCTGTGAGTCCCACAAAGTTCAGGAGGCCATAGAACCTGGCCCCATCATTTTATAGATTCCTGACTGGctaaattttgtacatttgaaatGAGCTAGAAGAGCTAGAAATTGTCACTTTCTTCTTGTTTGCTTAAGAGACACCTACCGTCCAtttgtctgtccatccatccatccatccatccatccttctctctttgtttctttctgataGTTAACAGCAGCAGGTTTTTGAGCAatgaaattaagatttaaaatattggaaGTAGAAAAGGAAGGCACTAAATATATTGTCTTTCATctaagaacataaaaatttatttattcgaGTGCCTTAACTGATGATTTCTCCCTTACATTAGCTATTTATCAAAGTTTAGCCTCCGTGACTTAAAAGTCTAAAGACTATCAGGACTAATTTTTGTGGTTCCTCCCTATTTAGAGACCAGTTCTCAAAGAACCTTGCCCTGGGCTAGAAGGTGGAAGCAGATGTATACATAAATAATGCCAGTTTGGGGTTAAGATTtcctgaggagaaatattattaaagatgtttgtggtaaatattttctcatatcctTTTTAGATGAGAGCTATAATGCTTCCCAAACCAATACTGAATAACTCCCCACTTTTGTTGAAAAATTAATCTGGTCTTAAAAGAACTATTTTCCCATGATCCAATTCCAGTATCCTGGATCTGTGATGAGTAGTAATTATTGAAAGGCAGCTGTGTGGTAGGCTTGATCCTTCTGGAGTGGAAATGGAGGAGGAATAAATGTGAGAAGGTGCCTCCTACTATCAAATTAGACCCTTTTACTCTTTCTGGACAAGAGGGATTTGTAACTAAAACATTTGTGAAGTTAATTAAGCCTTTTTACccttgaggaaaagaaaaaagctagGGTTCCTACAACTCAATTCTACTTTATAAAAGGATGTGACACACATTCATAGTATATTAAATGTATGTAAGTTCTTGGCTTTGAGGCTATCACAAGCACAAACTTCCAGGATTTGTACTGCATATTACTATTTAAGGCAACCCAGTGTTTTTAAAACTGGCTCAAATCCTTTGCAGGCAACAGGTAACAGATTTGATACGACTAACCACTTTAGACCCTTTTAGACTATTTGCCAATCTGCCCTGATTTCTCAGCTTCTTGAATAACCCTGTGTGTAATGCTTGCACAACACATCTAAAGTTTACAAActataatgcatttaaaaaagcatttaaaaaagcaacaacttggggctggggagatagctcagtaagcactaaggccctgggtttgatccccagcaccaaaaaaaaaagcaacaactttCGGTGTTTgggggtatttttgtttttctactccTGATGAAAATAATATGCTCTAGTGCTGGACATTTCTGAACAGAGGGGTGGTGTTTTATAGTGTCCCACCTGCAAGTCAAACACCTTCTGATGCTCAGTAAAATCTGGAGCAGCCTTGGCTTCGAGACTGAATCCTTGTGTCATCTATGTAAAATCTTTTTGACCGTGTCAAGCTTCTTTCACCCTTAATAAAGTTAAATGTACACatctgagaaaacaaaaatttcaagacAGAGAACTTGAACATGCTATTATAACTAAATTCCTCCAGTAGATCACATTTGCCTTCCTAACACTGTCTTACTTGGGTTTCTTTCCTGCTGCTACTGATCCAGTTCCCTTCTTTGTAATTGAGactcattatttttcacaatCACAAATATAAGAatccttgtttgtttttgtaatgctggggatcgaacccagggcctggaacatgctaggaaagtgctctaccactgggctatactaCACCAACAGCcctcttttaagttttttataaggACATGTAGCATTTGTTCCTTAAACAATTAAAATAGGAGGGTAATGAGAGAATAAGATCTTAAGTCCTTTTTAGGAAAATAAGTATCCTTTTCTGGGCTAACAAACAGCAGGCAGAGGATGCACACTTTTGTCACTTTACTGAGCGGGGGCGTCGAACACATCCTGCTCCAGGACTGCTGCAGTTAATATGGGAAGCTTACTGTATCTTGTGCCTCAACTGGAATACTTGGCTTTACTTAGTACCAAGTATTCTGGGTTGGTAAAGGCAACTCAGAGCAATccctggaagaaaggaaaagactaaCACTGATCATCagtggacatttaaaaatatttgctaattgtCTAGAAACACTATTTCCATATAAGACCTGAGAACTGCTCTTCACCAAGTCATGCACATACCTTTGATTAGTTATGAATTATGAATAGTTCCTGATCTGAATACCAAAGTTTCCTCTACTTTACCATATttgcttttagaaaaatttaacttGCTACTTAATATTGCAATAAGAACATCGACAAAAATGAGGTAACTATGTGGCCCAAACGTGAGCTTAGGTTTAAATGCAGTGTTCTAATTTCTAATCCTATGTTTTCCTCATGATAACACATTATTTCATCAAAAAGCCTCACCCCTCTGGCTCCTCAGGGGTTTATAATGGCACAAAATTTAGGTCTTGCCCTCTACTAAAGGGACAGAATTAACTTTTAAAAGGGGTGATGTTTGGTGcaggcaagagaaagagaacagagaagggGCCAGTAGATGACCTACTCCAGTCCCTCCCTTTCCCCAGCAGAACAGAGCAAAGATCAGAGGCCAGGGGCTTCTCTTTTCAGAGGACTGGGAAGAGACAGTTGTCAGAAGCTGCATGACgtcttggttttgttttacaaatCTGATCTTTTAATCAAGAGGATCTTATTCTTTGGAAACACAGTGGTCCCCTGGGGCCAAAACCCCTTTCCCCTTTGAAAACCTAAGTTCAAATTCTCTAAGTAAAAAACTGAAAGGTTTAACTTATCTGCCAAGACCAGCATGTATGTAGTAACCACTCAGGAAAGCACCAGTCTGGGGGGACAGGCCATACTTCAGTTCACATCCTGTATGTCCTTATTTAGAGTTCTTACCTTTAAAAAGATATCCAGCAAAAGGAATATTTGCTTTTGCAGATCTTTATTATTGATTtgaaccataaaaaaaaaaaaaaaagatcagtttGAGTTTTCTTCCACCATTTAAGGCTGTACtgatactggctttgaatttcaataaatataagtTAGGCAAGCATCCTTGTCCCTGTTGACAAATGTGGAATAAATCAAGTGGgcttttccctcctcccccaccagtTAGGACTAAGGAATTCAGCAGGAATTACGCAGCAGCACCCCGCACTCTTAGCTAGAGGCCCATCATGGCCCTTAGGAGGCTGCAAAGTTGTCTGAACCCTACAGTTGCCCCTTGAGAATTAGTAAGAAAATACATGAAGATTTTTCTTGACTACTACCCAAACAGTTCCTGTTGAGGTTTATTACTACTAAATGGTAAGGTTCACactaaatttacatattttttccacatcTTAAGTTTCAGCAAATACCTGAACCACGTTTAGTTATCTAAAAGTTTCACGAAAGTGCCTTTTAACTTTTGTACCACCCACAAAGcaactcactttcttttttttttttttttttggtactggggattgaacccagggtcacttaaccactgagccacatccccagccctgcttttttttttttttttttccatcttttttgtattttatttagagacagggtctgagttgcttagggtcttactgaggctggctttgaacttgtaatcctcctgcctcagatgctgggattacaggcgtgcgccacacCTGGCTAGCAACTTTCTTTGGTGCTCCTAAACACATTCTTCCATTTCTGTACTATAGGTATAGTGGGGATCAAGCCCTCGTACGCCCCGAATTTATCCTGACCTGCTTTGAAGCAGCACCTGTGGCATAAGCTTGTTCACAGTTCCTGCTCTTTCTGGGGGTACACCTCACTGGAAACCAACATCTGCTCAGTAACTGAACCTTCTCAGAGCAGAAGAGAGCTGAACTTTAGAAGTGGACCTGCTGGAATCCTTCACTTTCTGGTTGAATAACATAAGGCAGGTATTATGccttatctggaaaatggggagacCTATTTTAGAAGGGTGCTTTGAGGATTAAAATTTACAAGTACTACTGGGcacctggcacatgcctgtaatcccagtgactttggaagctgaggcaggatcacaagttctaggccagcctcaacaactaagcaaggccctgtctcaaaataaaaataaaggactggggatgtagcctggtgataaagtgccctggtttcaatccctggtaccaaaaaaaaaaaaaaaaaaagaattatgcaaAGCCCACATATGTTCtctatacataattataatttctttccATCCAAAATGGTTGAGATAAGCAGTTGAACTTCATTGCTGACAACAAGTGGTTTATTCATCTTTTCCTGAGAAGGTCTAGATATAAAGTATGCCTAGTTCAGGATAAGGACATGAGACCCGTGATCTTAACTTTCAACATTAATTTACCAACTGTTAGTCTATCTTATATTTAAcctttaacattaaaaaaaaggaaacaaaatagaaaatgattcaGGTTACATGTGGTAGTAGGATTATTTTGCatatgaaaatgaagaatgtGAGCCGTCAGACTAAGGAGGTGCTCAAATTTTTATTGACTGAATGAATCTGTACAGCCACGCAgtcttttggaagaaaaataggcTAGGAACCTATGGCTTGTGTAACCTTTGGGAATTGTGTCAAATGCTAAATTAAAAACCTGGCCCTAATTCAAAGTCCCTACTTCTTCTAGggttcacacattttttttccccttcaggcAATAAGCACTGTAACCTAAGTGGGAAGAAAAAGATCCACACCTTCCCCACAGAAAAGGAAGATGGATCTAGTGTCAGGCTCAATTAGACCCAATTGTGATGGCTCTCCAAAAAGGAACAATGCAGCTTTTGTGATATGCTCAAGTCGAAGGCTTGGAAATTTTACAAAACAATCTTAACCCAAGAGAAATCTGGGTTCTAGCCCTCTTCCTGGAAAGAGCTGCTGATCCAGGAAAGTTTGATACTGCTCTTATCAGCACTCACTGGGATCAgtgcttttttgttgttaaggaaaaaaagtaacCTCCGAAACAACTAAGACAAACCTATGTGAAAGCAGGGATATGAATTACTGTGCAACTGAGAGCATTTATAGTCACCAGTTTCCATGGCTCAATCACTGGGTGTCAGATTATTTGGTTATTGTCTTCCAAAGGGAACTCTTTGCTAGAATTGTTGGTATTCATTTATCTGCACGAATTCAGTCTAAGAACCCTCAACTGAGTGGCTCGAGTGGCCAGCCTCCGTGTTGTAAGTGCTTAAAATGCAAATGTGCAAGAACTCCTGGCCAACCTCCCCAACCCCCAGGAAAGTGCTTCAATGCAGCCAGGACTGGAGGGGAATGTTAAAAAGAGGGGTAGAACTGCCCTCCTCCTTTCCACTGAGACCCTCGCTCACACTGTGAGATTCAGTATGCATGACTGAGCGAGGAGCAGGCAAGGACAGCAGcgctcttttaacttttctgaacAATGGCTTCAGCTCCCTCCACCCTTCACATCCTCCCCACACCCGCTCTAAGAGTAAAGACACCCATCTTACTTGGCCACTTCCATATCTCATGACCCATTTTTTCAGTGTTACCCCTAGATCTAATTCCACCCAAAGAAAAACTGGTAGTTTGGGGGCAATTGTGACTCTTACAAGtcgaatttttaaaaaagtttcattttgttcagtttctttaaatttccatgttgacagtttaaaaccaaaactaTAGAATTCTCCAGTCTAAtcacaattttagaaaccaaacatTATTTGGGTGTCACTGGTAAACCTTacacagaataaatttttaacCATGAGCTTGCTCACTCATATAGGATGCACCACACTCTAtaccttctttctttctaccttaGATTGTACAAACACCTCCTACTTTGGCATGTACCCAAACACACAATGccttaaaaataattcacagaTACAAGggtttttttgtgcttttttttttaaaaacatacttcatatttcctctttattatataaatatcagttTAACCTTTTAATGTAAGAATATAAACGTTTTAAGAGGatctttgttattatttatacAAATTCACAAACAGTACAATTAAATGATAAAGGTCTCTGGGTTTCTTTAACTCCATGTTCTCGCATGTTGCTGTGGAGgattctaaaaaaataaacaaacaaacaaaatccaacaaaaaTATACATCCTACTCAAAAGcgattttttttaaagccacaaGTCCCAACCCCCACCAAAATAAAGTCATCTATTCCTCCATTTAGAAACAGATCTTTTTAAAACCCACAAATTCCCATTTTATTAACAGAACACAGATAAGACGTGAATTTCAGTCTCCTCCCCTTCACATTGTGGGCCCCAGGGTCTCTGTAGGCCAACTTTGCTCTGTACTTCCAACAGGAAGCCTCACTGTGTGACCTTTTTGTGAAGAAACTTGGAAGAGGGTGAGGGTAGGGCATAATTTGCATATATAATAATCATTTTCAAGACACAATCTgcatctcaaacaaacaaaaaagcagttCAACTCTCATTTCTCCCACACATTTGTGCTATAAATTAAGTCAAGATTTAGGAACACAGTTGGGTCCTCAAATCCCAATggacaaggagaaaaagaaaattacagccAGAATGTAGAAGGACACACTGGGTGGATGGAGGTTGggaaaaagccaaaacaaaaagacatacaAACCCAATGGGCATCTTTCCAGTCTAGGCACAAAAACGTTTCAGTCTCAAAATATCTCTCTTGTAGAATTCCAGGGCTTCAGagaaaaaagtaaactaaaacgAGGTAGccagacatatatatataatatatatatataatttatatatatataatatatagaatatattcagcagaaaaaaaagaccatgatttccaatttcttcaaaaaataaaaaaggaaagcagataaaaatgaaatgagtgtTAATAGCAGAGTACTGTAAAAGGAGAAGTGATGAGAAGAGACTGGGATTAGTTACAAAGTGGAAGAAGGGTGAAAAGGCCGTTGTAGTTGGGTTTGctttttatacatttcaaaataaaaaccagatcACAGTATTCAAATGAAAGCTTAAGTGAAGGCAGACATTTTCCTCAACTCCTCAGTGTTGAGAGGACTagtcactccccacccccaccccatttacAAATGCCAAGCAGTGGGGATACAGTAGCTGAAAACAGTCCTCCATCCCCTGCAGAGAGGAGTGGGTGGGTAAGTAGCAGAGTCCATTTCTCCATCCgcagggaaaaggagagggaaataGGGCAGTGGCAGAAGAGGAGCCCCTGAGGCAACCGGAAGGGGCTGGTAGCAAGGAGGGGCGCCGGAGGAGGAGAAATGGGCTTGGGCTTCATGTCATTGCCCTATCTCAGCCATCGCCATGAACTATGTCTAAATGTACGAGTGAGTGTGTGCGGGTCGGTGGTGGTGAAGGGAGGGTGAACAGGGCAGGACAGGGGGAGCTGGTGCTGCCGCCCTCACCTGACCTTCTCACTGTCCGTCATCTGCCAGAGTCCCAGGTTGAGTACCTTGAGGCAGGGCAGCTGCGTGATGCGCTCCAGGCCGCGCTTGGTGATCCGGGTACAGCCGTATAGGTCTATGCCAGTAAGCTGGCTCAGGTGCTCAGCAATCAGCTCCAGGCCCTTGTCCGTGATGCGTACACACTGTCCAATGTTGAGCGTGCGCAGCCCGTGCATCTGCCGCACCATGCGGTTGATGCCATCATCACTGATGtggcaggagcagagggagagggactTGAGGCCGTCCAGCCCCTGGGCTATGTAGGCCAGACTCTGGTCTCCCACTTTGTCACAGAAGGACACATCTAGCCCCGAGAGGCGTAGGCTGCCCATGGCTAGATGCATGATGCCTGTGTCACTGATATTGTCGCAGGAGCGCAGGTTAAGGCTGCGTAGGCTGCCCATGTGCGACAGGTGCAGGAGGCCTGCGTCTGAGATGCCCCCGCAGAAGCTGAGATTGAGGAGCCTCAGGCCTGTCAGCCCTCGGGAGATGTGCTTTAGAGAAAGATCCGTGAGCTTCTGGCAGTCCTGCAGCGTGAGCTGCTCCAGGCCCAGGCAGCCCTCCGCCGCACTGCGCGTCATGCCGGCCAGGTGCCCGATGCCCACGTCCGAGAGGTGGCGGCAGCTGCGAAGGTTAAGGCTCTTGAGGCGCTGCAAACCCCAAGCGATGAGCAGAAGGCCGGTGTTGGTAATGTTGCTGCAACCCCCCAGCTCCAGCACCTCCAGGCCCTTGAGGTACTGGGCTATGCGGCCCAGACTGCTGTCGGTGATCTGCTTGCAGAGGCTCAGATTGAGGGCGCGCAAGGAGCCGATTTCCTGCACAAATGCGTGGCCCAGCCCGTTGTCGGTGAGGTTGTAGCATCCGCTGAGGTTGAGGCTCTCGATGTTGGCCATGCCCTGGATCACGTAGCTGAGGCTGCGGCGGAGGCTCAGGATCTGCACACGGCGGATGCCCCGGGCCTGCAGGCTGGGGAACAGCGACGGGTTGGCCCGGCGCAGGTGCAGCTTGGCCTCCACCCCCCGCCATACCGACTTGTGGTAGGCGGCGTCCCGCCAGGCCGTACACACCTGCGCCGCGCGCCCCTTGTCCCGCACGTCCAGGTAGCCGAAGATCATAGCCAGCAGCTCGGGGAACAAACATGAGATGTGGGTCtccatcttcctcctcccccctccgCGGCGCTGGGGGGAGGAGGCGCGGGCCCCGCCGCTCCTGCCCCGCGGAGGCGACGAGAGCGGTCCGCCCCGGCTGCCGCCTCGGGCCCAACGAACGGCCCCTCCCCGCCTTCCGGctccggccgccgccgccgctcctCCTCCTGGTCCgtccgtccttccttccttcctgtcggCTTCgcctccctgcccttccctccccccGCCCCGGGCTCCGCTGGTCCTCACATCCCGGGCGGGGAAGGCGCCTCTCACTCCCGGCGCCTGCCGCCGCTGCCTTGGCTCTAAGCACGCCGCGCTCCGGCCGCGCCGCTCTGCCTGCTCGGCCGCCGCCGCTCCCACGCCCCCTGCTGCATCCTCCGCCTCCCGACGCCGCCGCCTCcggccgccgccgctgctgcgCGGGCCGGCGGGCCGGCGAGGGGGCCCGGGGCCGGGCGCTCGGGCTCCGGGCGCTGGGGAGGCTTCCTGCTGCCTTTGTCTCTCGCCCGCTTTTCAAACCTCCCAGCCCCGGGCCGCCCGCACTCGGCCGCCCAGGCGGGGGGACCAGGAGGCCAATCCGGGCCACCGGGCGCACGTTCCTTCTCCCCCCGCCGTCCGCGGGCACTTGGGAGCTGCCGGCCCCCGCACGGAAGACGCCGCGCGACCGGCTGCCCGAGCACGGCTCGGCGCAGACCCCGGGGCTAGCAGGCGGGCCGCGCGTTTGGTAGAGTCCGGCACCGACCCCTCGGCTCGACTGTTCCTTCACGcgtcccctcctccctttctggCTCCCCCCGCGTGCGCCCGCGCAATGGTACGAGCCTGCGCTGCCGGAACTGTCGGAGCCGTTACCCTGGAAACCGAGTTCTTCCCAGTCTGGTCGCCCCTGAGGTTTAACCCTGTAGGCGCCATCCGAGAGCAGCTGTCAGCAACGCGCTTCCCCACCCCTTAGTCTTTTCACCCCGTAGCCCGTTATTGAGCCAGTCCCTCTCCGAGCCACGCCCCAgcactcttccttcttttctttggtgCAGCCCCTTC encodes:
- the Fbxl14 gene encoding F-box/LRR-repeat protein 14, with product METHISCLFPELLAMIFGYLDVRDKGRAAQVCTAWRDAAYHKSVWRGVEAKLHLRRANPSLFPSLQARGIRRVQILSLRRSLSYVIQGMANIESLNLSGCYNLTDNGLGHAFVQEIGSLRALNLSLCKQITDSSLGRIAQYLKGLEVLELGGCSNITNTGLLLIAWGLQRLKSLNLRSCRHLSDVGIGHLAGMTRSAAEGCLGLEQLTLQDCQKLTDLSLKHISRGLTGLRLLNLSFCGGISDAGLLHLSHMGSLRSLNLRSCDNISDTGIMHLAMGSLRLSGLDVSFCDKVGDQSLAYIAQGLDGLKSLSLCSCHISDDGINRMVRQMHGLRTLNIGQCVRITDKGLELIAEHLSQLTGIDLYGCTRITKRGLERITQLPCLKVLNLGLWQMTDSEKVR